Below is a genomic region from Sneathia vaginalis.
ATTTACTTCTAGTACTGAAAAAAGATTATTTGTTTCTTTTATACATTTTTCATCAGGGGAGTACAAAAAACAAGGGAATGAAGTTATTCCATTTAGCTTAACACCTTTTAAATCTTTTAATTTTGGTATAAGTTCTTTAACTTCATTTACAGAAAATCCTGCTTCTTGTCCAGGATAAATTTCAGAATTTTCATCTAATATTCTTAACATAATATCTTGTGTCTTATTTAAAGATAAAGCAATATTAGAAATTTCTTTTATCATGTCATAAGAATAGACTGTTATTATCTCTACACCGTATTCTATTACACGTGATAGCATATTCTTTGGTATTTGAACGAGATGTCCTATATTACAAAGTTTAAGGTTATTTTTCATCATAACTTCAACTTCTTTAAAATCTACGCAGACTGCCCCTTTATACCCTAAATCTTCTAGTTTTTTTGCTAAATAAGGATTTCTACCTACTTGTTTTAACATATAGAAGAGATTAATATTGTATTTTTTTGCTTCATTTAAAATGTTTTTGGCATTTTCTAAAAAAATATCAACATCTATACAATAAGAATCTGGAAGAATTAGTCCTTTTTTGTATAAGTCTAGAGAGGCATCTACAAAAGCTTTATTTGTATCTAAAAGTCTTTTTAAAAACAATATCATTCACCTCTTTCCATAAAATATGCTTTTTCTAAAATTCTTGCTATATTTTCAGCTCCAGCTCTATTAGGATTTATTCTAATCATTCTTTCTGCTAGACTAGGATCAGTATCTATGAAAGTACCAGATACCCTATAAATCAAAGGGTTCATTTCAAATTTAGATTCTGCACCAACTGGGTGAGAAAGGGCACCTAATTTTACAGTTTGTTTTAAAATATTTTTAGCTATGTGTTCGCAAAATTCAACTAAAACAACTTTAGATTGAGAATTTGCGATATATACATCTTTTATATATGGAAATCTTTTTTTATCTTTTAGAATATTATATAAACCTTCTATTTGTTTTGCTTGAATACTTAAAGCAACTGGTGCATAAACTAAACCTCTTAGTACTTCCATAGCTTCAAATCCTTGAACTTGTGAACCACCAGAATAATTATGTTTTCTCATGTTTTCTATAATTTCTCTTTTTCCAATTATCAATCCAATACCAACAGGTCCTAATAGTTTAAAACAAGAAAAAGCAGAGATATCAGCTCCCATTTCTACTCCATTTTCTGGTGTTTTAAGTACGGCATAGTTATCGTCAACAACAATTTTAATGTTATTATCGATTTCTTTTATTTTCTTTATTACTTCTTTTAAAACATATTTATCATCTAATTTTTGACGTGTATGTTGTAATAGTACAACTTTAATATTATTTTCAACTATATATTCTCTTAAAGTAGAAAGATCATTAAAGTTGTACTTTTTAATATTTACTTTCATTGAGTTTAAACTAAATTCACTAGTCTTGTATATTGGACCATCGTGAACAAGTATAGTATTTTCATTTTTTAAAAATTCAAAGAAAGTTAGTCGTAAGGCATTTGTTCCAGATCCCCTAACTAAAAATGCATCTTCAGCATTAAAGAAGTTTGCTAGAATTTTTTCTATTGTTCTTGTTCTAATAGGCATATTATTTGTTTTTTCCACACCTAAGTCGCCCAAATCTAATATTTCTTTACCATTAATATATTTTCCTATTAAATCTACTAATCTAAATTGTTTTTCCATAGCTTCTTCTAAAGTTATAGATTGTAAGGGATATGTTTTCATTTTTACCTCATTTCTTATATAATACATCGCCAACTAAATTCATTATTTCTCTTGCATATTTCCAAGTTGATTTATAGCTTCCGTCAGAATCAACTCCATAATTTTGTTTATTTGTTAAAATAATTACTTGTATTTTATTATCTAAATCATATACAACTTGTGTACCTGTAAATCCTGTGTGACCTACAAATTTATTAGTTGCATATTTTCCCATATATCCTTTGTCTACACCACCTCTATTTATTTCATAACCATAACCATGTCCAAATTTACTTTCAATTTTTGTAAACTCATCTACTACATTTTTATTATATAGTCTTACTGATTTATATTTTCCATTGTTTAATAAGACTTCACCTAAAACATATAGATCATGAGCAGTTGAAAATAATCCAGCATGTCCTGCTACACCATTATTTGCGTAATATGAATTTCCATCATTTACCAAACCAGTTAATGTATGTCTTCTCCAGTATCTGAAAGAATTATATTCTTCATTTATCTTATACCCAAAATTATCATCATAAATCATTTTTTGTTCAAAAGGATTACCATGTGATGTTGAAGCAATTTGATTTTGACTAAACACTTCAAGAGGCAAAAATCTTGTTCTCTTTAAATGTAGAGGCTTATATATTTCTTCTAATACATAATCATTAAGCTTTTTATGTGTAACCTTTTCAACAATGAATGCTAAAGTCATGAATGAAAAATCACTGTATTTTCTATTACTTCCTGTTTTGTATTCTAATGGTAGATTACAAATATATTTTAATTCTTCATCACTATTTTTAACATGATAGTATGTAGGTAACCATGGAGTTAAACCAGATGTGTGAGTTAATAAGTCTTTAATTTTAACATCTTCTTTACCATTTTTAGCAAATTCAGGTATATACTTACTAACTTTGTCATTTACATTTATTTTACCTTCAGAAACTAATTTCATAATTACTTGTGTTGTAGCAAATATTTTAGTAAGTGAAGCTAAATCGAATATAGTATCTGTTTTCATTGGTCTTAACTTTTCTTTATCATCTTCTAAAACTTGTGCATAACCAAAAGCTTTGTTATAAAGAATATGACCATTTTTGGAAACCAAAACAACAGCACCAGGCATTGTCTTATTACTTATATATTTTTCGGTTATAGTTTGTATATCGTTTAAGCTTTTTGTAAAAGTAAAGACACTAAATAATATACTACAAAAAATTAATATTATCTTTTTCATTTTTATTCCTTTATTTGTTGAAGAAATTCATAGGGTTTTTACATAACATTAAATCAAGAGATTCATCTGTTATACCTTTTTCTTTTAGCATAGGTATAAATGAATCAAATATATATGAATAACCTATTCCACCCATAAATTCCATATTAGATTTTCTTGAAATATCTTGTGATAAGAACACTTTATTAAGTAAATTCATATCTTGTAATATTTTTAACATTTCAACTCTTTTAGAGTCTAATAAATAGTTATTTTTCCCTATTGTATCAAATGAAATATATACACCTTTAGATAAAATTTCTATAATATATTGTACATCTCCACTTAAATCAACGTGCCCTATATTTACCTTTGACAAATCAACATTATTTTTTTCAAAAAATTCAATTTGTCCTAAAGCATTTGTACCTAATGTAGTATGTGTGCTAATAGGCACACCAGTCTTTTTATGTGCAATTACAATACTTTCAAATATTTTTTCTTCTTCTTTTGTCATATGATCTTTACTTGTACCAATTTCACCCAATAATTGTGCTTTTATACCTGTACCATCGATACCTATTTCTATATCATTTATCAAAAGTTCAGCAATTTCTTCTTTATCCATTTCATAGACATAGTCAGGTAAGAAAGGTTCTTTATAGAATCCTGTAGAACAAATGAAGTTTATTCCACTTTCTTTTGATATTTTAACAATATTTTTTACATTTCTACCCATACCTCTATTGGTAACTTCTACAATATTTCTAACACCTTTAGAGTATAGTTTTTTCATTTCTTTTGTAATTTCATCTATGCAGTCTACCTTGCAATCTAAATTATGTTTTTGACCAGATAAATCTATTGTCATATGTTCGTGCATAAGTGTATAACCATTTTGTAACATTTTAAATCTCCTATTTAGCTACTACTGGGACAAATAATTTAAGTAAAAATAATATGTTTAGTATTATTCCAAATCCTATTGTTGCAATTGGACCTACTGCCATATCAACTAATGGTTTCTTAGCAGCTCTGTTTAATAAGTAAACACCTATAACAAATAGGAATCCTAAACCATTTTTACCAGCCATATCATTACATGCAATCATAGCACCAACTAGGATTGCAACTTCTAAAACCTTTGTCATACTAGTTCTTATTTGATCACCACAAGCTTTAACACCAGGGAATTTATCTAATAATTTTGCAATTTGTTCTAGTAGTAAAATTTCTATTGCTAAAACGATAGCACCTAAAACAAAGGCGATTATTGGATTTCTAACAAATATACCTATAACAAATACGAATGTTAAACCAGCAGGACCATATACCCCTGTAGTTATAGCTGTTGTAGCAACTAAAGGTATAAATCCTATAGTTCTTGCTAGTGCAACTATTCCTGCATCAGATAATTTCCCTTCTTGCATCAAGTTTAATGAAATAGGGTCACCAGCTAACATATTTAAACTAACAGCAGCAGCAACTAATCCACCCATAATAGATAGTATTAATATATTTTTCTTTACTCTAGCAACTCTTTCAGAGAAAATACCTATTAATTGTTCATTTGAATTTGTTACTTCAGTCTTATCCATTACTGCGAATATTAACATAATAACTATACCTGCAAATAGTGCTATACCATCAGCATTTAATGCAATTTTAGCTTCACCAAATGTAAATTTACCAAATAGTGAAATTAATTGTCTAATAATTAAAACGATAATTAAAGAGAAAGCACCTTTTTTAACACCATATTGGTAACCAACTACTAATACAGGGAAGATTGCAAATGCAACGATTATAGGGCTACCTATGCTAGTTAAATTAGGTAAGAAATTAACAGGTAATTTTGCGAATACGTCAACAATAACCTTTAATCCTAATACTAATCCAATACCATATAAGGCACCTATTATTCCTGATATAGCCAT
It encodes:
- a CDS encoding YhfT family protein, with the translated sequence MISRIIVMALLAGLASILANQSIAVFNDGLRPLIPEYLEKRMDRKSLLATSFALSFGLVIGFGIPFSIGKSVILIHSILLGTDIIGTMCPDNKKGMAISGIIGALYGIGLVLGLKVIVDVFAKLPVNFLPNLTSIGSPIIVAFAIFPVLVVGYQYGVKKGAFSLIIVLIIRQLISLFGKFTFGEAKIALNADGIALFAGIVIMLIFAVMDKTEVTNSNEQLIGIFSERVARVKKNILILSIMGGLVAAAVSLNMLAGDPISLNLMQEGKLSDAGIVALARTIGFIPLVATTAITTGVYGPAGLTFVFVIGIFVRNPIIAFVLGAIVLAIEILLLEQIAKLLDKFPGVKACGDQIRTSMTKVLEVAILVGAMIACNDMAGKNGLGFLFVIGVYLLNRAAKKPLVDMAVGPIATIGFGIILNILFLLKLFVPVVAK
- a CDS encoding phosphotriesterase family protein is translated as MLQNGYTLMHEHMTIDLSGQKHNLDCKVDCIDEITKEMKKLYSKGVRNIVEVTNRGMGRNVKNIVKISKESGINFICSTGFYKEPFLPDYVYEMDKEEIAELLINDIEIGIDGTGIKAQLLGEIGTSKDHMTKEEEKIFESIVIAHKKTGVPISTHTTLGTNALGQIEFFEKNNVDLSKVNIGHVDLSGDVQYIIEILSKGVYISFDTIGKNNYLLDSKRVEMLKILQDMNLLNKVFLSQDISRKSNMEFMGGIGYSYIFDSFIPMLKEKGITDESLDLMLCKNPMNFFNK
- a CDS encoding aminotransferase class V-fold PLP-dependent enzyme, which gives rise to MKTYPLQSITLEEAMEKQFRLVDLIGKYINGKEILDLGDLGVEKTNNMPIRTRTIEKILANFFNAEDAFLVRGSGTNALRLTFFEFLKNENTILVHDGPIYKTSEFSLNSMKVNIKKYNFNDLSTLREYIVENNIKVVLLQHTRQKLDDKYVLKEVIKKIKEIDNNIKIVVDDNYAVLKTPENGVEMGADISAFSCFKLLGPVGIGLIIGKREIIENMRKHNYSGGSQVQGFEAMEVLRGLVYAPVALSIQAKQIEGLYNILKDKKRFPYIKDVYIANSQSKVVLVEFCEHIAKNILKQTVKLGALSHPVGAESKFEMNPLIYRVSGTFIDTDPSLAERMIRINPNRAGAENIARILEKAYFMERGE
- a CDS encoding alanine racemase, which gives rise to MILFLKRLLDTNKAFVDASLDLYKKGLILPDSYCIDVDIFLENAKNILNEAKKYNINLFYMLKQVGRNPYLAKKLEDLGYKGAVCVDFKEVEVMMKNNLKLCNIGHLVQIPKNMLSRVIEYGVEIITVYSYDMIKEISNIALSLNKTQDIMLRILDENSEIYPGQEAGFSVNEVKELIPKLKDLKGVKLNGITSFPCFLYSPDEKCIKETNNLFSVLEVNEFLKNQNLYVKHINLPSVSTVENIKKIYSYGGTDAEPGHALTGTTPLNIDSGIEIPAYLYISEISHVFKNNSYFYGGGYYPRGHMKHGYIDNEIVNVNNFNATNIDYYLSLEGKYNIFDPIILCFRTQMFVTRSDIVLIEGIHSNNIHIVGIYNTQGDKKNV
- a CDS encoding serine hydrolase; protein product: MKKIILIFCSILFSVFTFTKSLNDIQTITEKYISNKTMPGAVVLVSKNGHILYNKAFGYAQVLEDDKEKLRPMKTDTIFDLASLTKIFATTQVIMKLVSEGKINVNDKVSKYIPEFAKNGKEDVKIKDLLTHTSGLTPWLPTYYHVKNSDEELKYICNLPLEYKTGSNRKYSDFSFMTLAFIVEKVTHKKLNDYVLEEIYKPLHLKRTRFLPLEVFSQNQIASTSHGNPFEQKMIYDDNFGYKINEEYNSFRYWRRHTLTGLVNDGNSYYANNGVAGHAGLFSTAHDLYVLGEVLLNNGKYKSVRLYNKNVVDEFTKIESKFGHGYGYEINRGGVDKGYMGKYATNKFVGHTGFTGTQVVYDLDNKIQVIILTNKQNYGVDSDGSYKSTWKYAREIMNLVGDVLYKK